The Brachyhypopomus gauderio isolate BG-103 chromosome 17, BGAUD_0.2, whole genome shotgun sequence genome includes a window with the following:
- the fank1 gene encoding fibronectin type 3 and ankyrin repeat domains 1 protein isoform X2: MNTVSLSGCRRQPEQLVVEKVSHHSIELSWRNGESDHTGPTESWTRFAVEKMDSKTHTYDTIYVGYSTQHVVDGLEPSTLYKFRVRITTPSGECRLTPTLSVSTTREPLSGKHLHQAVNRNDEEELTRVLQSGMVNVNVYDKLGFTPLMVAAQKGFGRIVHKLIEHGADIHMKNGSGKDCLMLACYAGHLDIVKYLRRFGATWQSRDMGGCTPLHWAADGGHLSVIAYMIQDGSELDARDSVSHWTPLMRVSAVSGNESVASLLIRAGADVNVRDKDGKTPLMVAVLNNHKELVELLLDSGADHHVKNEFGSGAAEMARAFGRQDIISLLEERKIL; encoded by the exons ATGAACACAG TTTCACTCAGTGGATGCCGCAGGCAACCTGAACAGCTAGTTGTTGAGAAGGTCAGTCACCACAGTATTGAGCTGAGCTGGAGGAATGGTGAAAGTGACCACACTGGCCCTACTGAAAGCTGGACTCGCTTTGCTGTGGAGAAGATGgactctaaaacacacacatatgacaccatatatgt AGGCTACAGCACCCAGCATGTTGTGGACGGACTAGAGCCCAGCACATTGTACAAATTCAGAGTGAGGATCACCACACCCAGTGGGGAGTGCCGCCTCACTCCGACACTCTCCGTCTCCACAACTC GGGAGCCGCTGTCTGGCAAACACTTGCACCAGGCTGTGAACAGAAATGACGAAGAGGAACTGACCAGAGTGCTGCAGTCTGG CATGGTGAATGTGAATGTCTATGACAAACTGGGTTTCACACCACTCATGGTAGCAGCACAAAAAGGGTTTGGCAG GATTGTCCATAAACTGATAGAACATGGTGCTGACATTCACATGAAGAACGGCAGTGGGAAGGACTG TCTAATGCTGGCGTGTTATGCTGGGCACTTGGACATTGTGAAGTACCTGCGGAGGTTTGGTGCTACATGGCAGTCTCGGGACATGGGAGGCTGCACTCCTCTCCACTGGGCTGCAGATGGCGGCCACCTTTCCGTCATCGCCTACATGATCCAGGACGGCAGTGAG CTGGATGCGAGGGACAGTGTGTCTCACTGGACTCCTCTCATGAGGGTGTCAGCAGTGAGTGGGAACGAAAGTGTGGCCTCACTCCTCATCCGTGCTGGAGCTGATGTCAATGTCCGTGACAAGGACGGAAAGACGCCACTTATG GTAGCTGTGCTGAATAATCACAAGGAGCTGGTAGAGCTCCTCTTGGACAGCGGGGCTGACCACCATGTGAAAAATGAG TTTGGATCAGGTGCGGCAGAAATGGCCAGAGCATTTGGAAGGCAG GACATCATTAGCTTGTTGGAAGAAAGGAAGATTCTGTAA
- the fank1 gene encoding fibronectin type 3 and ankyrin repeat domains protein 1 isoform X1 — MNTVSLSGCRRQPEQLVVEKVSHHSIELSWRNGESDHTGPTESWTRFAVEKMDSKTHTYDTIYVGYSTQHVVDGLEPSTLYKFRVRITTPSGECRLTPTLSVSTTREPLSGKHLHQAVNRNDEEELTRVLQSGMVNVNVYDKLGFTPLMVAAQKGFGRIVHKLIEHGADIHMKNGSGKDCLMLACYAGHLDIVKYLRRFGATWQSRDMGGCTPLHWAADGGHLSVIAYMIQDGSELDARDSVSHWTPLMRVSAVSGNESVASLLIRAGADVNVRDKDGKTPLMVAVLNNHKELVELLLDSGADHHVKNEFGSGAAEMARAFGRTSLACWKKGRFCKLTSTSR, encoded by the exons ATGAACACAG TTTCACTCAGTGGATGCCGCAGGCAACCTGAACAGCTAGTTGTTGAGAAGGTCAGTCACCACAGTATTGAGCTGAGCTGGAGGAATGGTGAAAGTGACCACACTGGCCCTACTGAAAGCTGGACTCGCTTTGCTGTGGAGAAGATGgactctaaaacacacacatatgacaccatatatgt AGGCTACAGCACCCAGCATGTTGTGGACGGACTAGAGCCCAGCACATTGTACAAATTCAGAGTGAGGATCACCACACCCAGTGGGGAGTGCCGCCTCACTCCGACACTCTCCGTCTCCACAACTC GGGAGCCGCTGTCTGGCAAACACTTGCACCAGGCTGTGAACAGAAATGACGAAGAGGAACTGACCAGAGTGCTGCAGTCTGG CATGGTGAATGTGAATGTCTATGACAAACTGGGTTTCACACCACTCATGGTAGCAGCACAAAAAGGGTTTGGCAG GATTGTCCATAAACTGATAGAACATGGTGCTGACATTCACATGAAGAACGGCAGTGGGAAGGACTG TCTAATGCTGGCGTGTTATGCTGGGCACTTGGACATTGTGAAGTACCTGCGGAGGTTTGGTGCTACATGGCAGTCTCGGGACATGGGAGGCTGCACTCCTCTCCACTGGGCTGCAGATGGCGGCCACCTTTCCGTCATCGCCTACATGATCCAGGACGGCAGTGAG CTGGATGCGAGGGACAGTGTGTCTCACTGGACTCCTCTCATGAGGGTGTCAGCAGTGAGTGGGAACGAAAGTGTGGCCTCACTCCTCATCCGTGCTGGAGCTGATGTCAATGTCCGTGACAAGGACGGAAAGACGCCACTTATG GTAGCTGTGCTGAATAATCACAAGGAGCTGGTAGAGCTCCTCTTGGACAGCGGGGCTGACCACCATGTGAAAAATGAG TTTGGATCAGGTGCGGCAGAAATGGCCAGAGCATTTGGAAG GACATCATTAGCTTGTTGGAAGAAAGGAAGATTCTGTAAACTGACATCAACAAGcagataa